Proteins found in one Salminus brasiliensis chromosome 13, fSalBra1.hap2, whole genome shotgun sequence genomic segment:
- the treh gene encoding trehalase, with translation MWWLSVGVFLFILGSHEAAFPPPCDSEIYCTGELLRQVQTAKLFNDNKAFVDMKLTADPKVVLDAFSNLMQKFPDQVIPASELKVFVNTYFSGDGTEFEPWTPPDWHDNPKFLSKVSDPNLRSWAEQLHGLWKSLGRKVSNDVRDNPQLHSMIYVPNPVIVPGGRFTEFYYWDSYWVLNGLLLSEMMDTAKGMIQNFLYMVNRYGFVPNGGRIYYERRSQPPFLCLMVESYYEATKDAEFLREALPTLEKEYNFWMQNRSIEVDMKGAVHLLNRYNVLVGQPRPESYTHDAELAEGLPAEAQEKLWAELQAGAESGWDFSTRWYIDSSGQNAGSFKDTNTSSILPVELNALLYRNEHLLATFSRILGDEERAVLYDSAASARLKAIESVFWEAEKGAWFDYNLLSGARHQAFYPTNLSPLWARSHSQPGMGQLALQYLRGSGGLDYPNGIPTSLSESGQQWDMPNAWPPLQHIVIEGLSQLDLADAKELAFDLAQRWIRTNWLAYVKYDAMFEKYDVNGDGKPGGGGEYEVQLGFGWTNGVALQLLDQYGDRLSSGASGLTSGILIGLVCALLKALL, from the exons ATGTGGTGGCTCTCTGTTGGGGTTTTCTTGTTCATCTTGGGTTCTCATGAAGCTGCTTTCCCTCCTCCGTGTGACAG TGAGATCTACTGCACTGGGGAGCTCCTGCGGCAGGTCCAGACTGCAAAGCTGTTTAATGACAACAAGGCCTTTGTGGATATGAAGCTGACTGCAGACCCGA AGGTTGTTTTAGATGCCTTCTCCAACCTGATGCAGAAGTTTCCAGATCAGGTCATTCCTGCCTCTGAGCTGAAGGTGTTTGTAAACACGTATTTTTCGGGTGATGGGACGGAGTTTGAGCCGTGGACTCCTCCCGATTGGCATGACAA CCCCAAATTCCTGTCCAAGGTCTCTGACCCCAATCTTCGCAGCTGGGCTGAGCAGTTGCATGGTTTGTGGAAGTCACTTGGTCGAAAG GTCAGTAATGACGTCAGAGACAATCCCCAGCTGCACTCAATGATCTATGTCCCAAATCCCGTCATTGTGCCAGGTGGACGCTTCACTGAGTTTTACTACTG GGACTCGTACTGGGTGTTAAATGGTCTTCTCCTCTCTGAGATGATGGATACAGCCAAAGGAATGATCCAGAACTTCCTGTATATGGTGAACAG ATATGGTTTTGTACCAAATGGTGGCAGAATTTATTATGAGCGACGCAGCCAGCCACCCTTCCTCTGCCTAATGGTGGAGAGTTACTATGAGGCCACCAAAGACGCAGAATTCCTCAG GGAGGCCTTACCAACCTTGGAGAAGGAGTATAACTTTTGGATGCAGAATCGTTCCATTGAAGTTGACATGAAAGGGGCCGTGCATCTCCTGAACCGGTATAATGTACTGGTGGGCCAGCCCAG GCCTGAGTCATATACCCATGATGCAGAGCTCGCAGAAGGTCTACCTGCTG agGCTCAGGAGAAGTTGTGGGCAGAGCTACAAGCAGGAGCTGAGTCTGGTTGGGACTTCTCAACGCGCTGGTACATCGACAGCTCAGGTCAAAACGCTGGGTCCTTCAAAGACACCAACACCAGCTCCATCCTGCCCGTCGAGCTCAATGCTCTGCTGTATCGCAATGAACACCTCTTGGCCACCTTCTCCAGGATACTGG GCGACGAGGAGAGAGCGGTGCTGTATGACAGTGCGGCCTCTGCCAGGCTGAAGGCCATAGAGAGTGTGTTCTGGGAGGCAGAGAAAGGAGCCTGGTTTGATTACAATTTGCTGAGTGGGGCCAGGCACCAAGCCTTCTATCCAACTAACCTCAGTCCTCTCTGGGCACGGAGCCATTCGCAGCCTGGCATGGGACAGCTGGCTCTGCAGTATCTGAGA GGCAGTGGAGGTCTGGACTACCCTAATGGCATTCCCACCTCCCTGAGTGAGAGCGGGCAACAGTGGgacatgcctaatgcctggccCCCGCTCCAGCATATAGTCATAGAAG GCTTGTCACAGCTTGACTTGGCAGACGCCAAAGAGCTGGCCTTTGATTTAGCCCAGCGGTGGATCCGAACAAACTGGCTGGCTTATGTTAAATATGATGCCATGTTTGAGAAG TATGATGTCAACGGAGATGGCAAACCTGGAGGAGGTGGTGAATATGAAGTTCAG TTGGGATTCGGCTGGACCAATGGTGTCGCACTGCAGCTGCTGGACCAGTATGGTGACAGGCTGAGCTCTGGGGCAAGTGGCCTGACGTCTGGCATTCTGATTGGGCTAGTTTGCGCCCTTCTCAAAGCATTGTTGTGA